AGGCGGCCGGCGTCATCCACTCCGACTTCGAGCGCGGCTTCATCCGCGCCGAGACGGTGGGGTGGGACGACTTCCTGAAGACTGGCTCGGTGAAGGCGGCGAAGGAGCAAGGGATGATGCGCTCCGAGGGGAAGGAGTACATCGTCAAGGACGGCGACATCCTGCTGTTCCGGTTCAACGTGTGACGATGCCGTGGGCGGGGGGCGCGCCGGTTGACTTCTCCCCGCAATCTGGCTATCCTACAGGTCTGTCCCGACCACGTTGGTCCGCCCTCGGGTTCGCCGGGTGCGGCAGATTCAACTTTTTTCTGGCGGCGCAGGCGGGGCGCGTAACGGTGGATGCGCGCCGGCGTTCATGCGGCACTGGGAGCCCGATGAAGACGTATTCCGTAAAGGCCGGGGAGATCGAGCGGCGCTGGTTCGTCGTGGACGCCGAGGGCAAGGTCCTCGGGCGCCTGGCGACCGAGATCGCGCGCGTCCTCCGCGGCAAGCACAAGCCGACCTACACCCCGCACCTGGACACCGGCGACTTCGTGGTCGTCATCAACGCCGACAAGGTGCGGCTGACCGGGAAGAAGGAGGATCAGAAGACCTACTTCCGGCACACCGGGTACATGGGTCACGAGAAGTTCATCCCGTTCCGCGACATGCTCGCCAAGCACCCCGAGCGGGTGCTGGAGCTGGCGGTCAAGGGGATGCTTCCCAAGAACGCGCTGGGCCGGCAGATGCGCCACAAGCTCAAGGTGTACGCCGGTTCGGAGCACCCGCACCAGGCGCAGCAGCCGGAACCCCTCAACTTCTGATCACTCGCATGGCTACTGAGCAGATCCACGCCATCGGCCGCCGCAAGACGTCGGTCGC
This genomic stretch from Longimicrobiaceae bacterium harbors:
- the rplM gene encoding 50S ribosomal protein L13, whose translation is MKTYSVKAGEIERRWFVVDAEGKVLGRLATEIARVLRGKHKPTYTPHLDTGDFVVVINADKVRLTGKKEDQKTYFRHTGYMGHEKFIPFRDMLAKHPERVLELAVKGMLPKNALGRQMRHKLKVYAGSEHPHQAQQPEPLNF